One Sulfitobacter sp. M39 genomic window, ACCTTGGCGATCTTTTTGGCAAAGCCATGGGCGGCCGGACGGTCAAGAAACGCCTGTCAGTCGCCGAAAGCTACGAGGTACTGATCAGCGAAGAGGCCGACAAGCTGCTGGATGACGAAACTGTCAACCGCGCCGCGATCGAAGCGGTAGAGCAGAACGGCATCGTCTTTCTGGACGAGATCGACAAGGTGTGCGCCCGCTCTGACGCGCGTGGCGGCGATGTCAGCCGTGAAGGCGTGCAGCGCGACCTGCTGCCCCTGATCGAAGGCACTACCGTATCGACCAAACACGGACCGGTGAAAACGGATCATATCCTGTTTATCGCCTCGGGTGCCTTCCATATTGCCAAGCCGTCCGACCTGTTGCCCGAATTGCAGGGTCGCTTGCCGATCCGCGTCGAGCTGCGCGCGCTGACGGAAGATGATTTCGTTCGCATCCTGACCGAGACCGACAATGCGCTGACGCTACAATATACCGCGTTGATGGGCACCGAAGAGGTCGAGGTTGCGTTCACCGACGAAGGTATCAAGGCACTGGCCAAGATTGCCGCCGATGTGAACCAATCGATCGAGAATATCGGCGCGCGGCGGCTTTACACCGTGATGGAGCGTGTCTTTGAGGAGCTGTCGTTCAGCGCGCCGGATCGTACCGGCGAAAAGATCACCGTCGATGGCGATTTCGTCGAGAAGAACCTAGGCGAGCTGACACGATCCACCGATCTGTCACGCTACGTTCTTTAGGGCTTTTCAATCTGCCATGCGCCTGAGAATGATGGCGCATGGCATACTTCAGATTTATCCGCGCCAATTGGGTGTTCTTGTTGGCGGGTTTCCTGCTGACATTTACCTCGGCCTATGGGCAAACCTATTTCATCTCGCTTTTCGCGGGCGAGATTAAGGGCAGTTTCGGGCTGTCCGACGGTCAATGGGGCGGGATCTATACCCTCGGCACGACGCTCTCGGCGATCACGATGGTCTGGGCGGGCGTGCTGACAGACCGGTTTCGGGTGCGCCGCCTGTCATTCTGGGTGATGGTCGCGCTGGCAGGCGCCTGTCTGGCGATGGCCGCTGTGCCGAACTGGATCGCGCTGATCTTTGTCATCTATGCGCTGCGTCTGACCGGGCAGGGGATGATGTCTCAGCTTGGGGCCGTGGCGATGGTGCGCTGGTTCGAGGCCGCACGGGGCAAGGCGCTGTCGCTGTCGTCTATGGGCTTTGCTGTGGGGCAGGCGATTTTGCCTGTCGTCTTCGTCGCCCTTTTCGCAAGCTTTCACTGGCGCAGCCTTTGGGTGCTGGCGGCTGCTTTGGTGCTGATCACCATGCCGGTGATGCTACTGCTGTTGCGGCAAGAGCGTACGCCGCAATCGATGGCGCAAAGCACGCAATCGGCGGGGATGGACGGACAGCATTGGACGCGGATGCAGATGATCCGCCACGGGTTGTTCTGGCTGATGATCCCGCTGGTAATTGGTCCTCCGGCGTGGGGGACGGCGCTGTTCTTTCAGCAAGTCCATCTGACAGAGGTGAAGGGCTGGACGCTGGTCAGCTTTGTCGCGCTGATGCCGCTTTATACGGTGACATCCGTAGTCTCGACCTTTGTGTCGGGCTGGGCAATCGACCGGTTTGGCGTGACGCGGGTCACGCCGGTGCAAATGCTGCCTTTTGCGCTGTCTTTCGCCGTGCTCGCCTTTGCGGATACCATTGCGATGGCCGGTGTCGGGTTGATGATCTTTGGCGTGGGGCAGGGGATGCAGGCGACCGCGACCTCTGTTTTCTGGGCCGAATTCTATGGCACGCGCTATATCGGGTCGATCAAGGCCGTGGGTGCCGCGCTGATGGTGTTCGGTTCGGCCATTGGGCCGGGTGTTACGGGGCTGTTCATTGATCTGGGCGTTGATTTCCCGCAGCAGATGATCCCGATTGCGATCTACTATGCCGTGGCCGCGATCATGGCGACTGTCGGGGTGTTACGCTATCGCAAGCGGTTGGTCGCGCCTGCCACGGCTTAACGGTGACGCCGCAGATAGACGTAATAGGCGCCGCCGCCGCCGTGACTGATATGC contains:
- the hslU gene encoding ATP-dependent protease ATPase subunit HslU encodes the protein MTDLTPREIVSELDRFIIGQNDAKRAVAVALRNRWRRKQLGDDLRDEVYPKNILMIGPTGVGKTEISRRLAKLARAPFLKVEATKFTEVGYVGRDVEQIIRDLVDSAIVMTREYMREDVKVSAHKAAEERVVDAIAGKDAREGTRDMFRKKLKAGELDDTMIELEVADTSSPFPAMDIPGQPGGGMGMMNLGDLFGKAMGGRTVKKRLSVAESYEVLISEEADKLLDDETVNRAAIEAVEQNGIVFLDEIDKVCARSDARGGDVSREGVQRDLLPLIEGTTVSTKHGPVKTDHILFIASGAFHIAKPSDLLPELQGRLPIRVELRALTEDDFVRILTETDNALTLQYTALMGTEEVEVAFTDEGIKALAKIAADVNQSIENIGARRLYTVMERVFEELSFSAPDRTGEKITVDGDFVEKNLGELTRSTDLSRYVL
- a CDS encoding MFS transporter, with product MAYFRFIRANWVFLLAGFLLTFTSAYGQTYFISLFAGEIKGSFGLSDGQWGGIYTLGTTLSAITMVWAGVLTDRFRVRRLSFWVMVALAGACLAMAAVPNWIALIFVIYALRLTGQGMMSQLGAVAMVRWFEAARGKALSLSSMGFAVGQAILPVVFVALFASFHWRSLWVLAAALVLITMPVMLLLLRQERTPQSMAQSTQSAGMDGQHWTRMQMIRHGLFWLMIPLVIGPPAWGTALFFQQVHLTEVKGWTLVSFVALMPLYTVTSVVSTFVSGWAIDRFGVTRVTPVQMLPFALSFAVLAFADTIAMAGVGLMIFGVGQGMQATATSVFWAEFYGTRYIGSIKAVGAALMVFGSAIGPGVTGLFIDLGVDFPQQMIPIAIYYAVAAIMATVGVLRYRKRLVAPATA